The following coding sequences lie in one Fusarium poae strain DAOMC 252244 chromosome 1, whole genome shotgun sequence genomic window:
- a CDS encoding hypothetical protein (TransMembrane:11 (o91-111i118-133o139-155i167-188o208-229i250-268o288-305i407-428o434-453i465-483o489-505i)~BUSCO:7179at5125) → MTGQDSLGHGLAKLLGIKLEGKKRDQYAQMSNHSVLSSQNGGYFYETEPTSAEWVKEQIPSKEDLITYGASLFPFSNWISHYNLQWFAGDLVAGITIGAVVVPQGMAYAMLANLEPQFGLYSSFIGALIYWVFGTSKDISIGPVAVLSTVVGNVIHDIQNSGQEIPAHVIASALSISAGFVVLLIGLLRCGWIVDLISITSLSAFMTGSAITICVGQLPALLGLSGFSTRDSPYKVFKNTIEHLGEANRDAIVGLSALTILYIFRQGFPFTAERYPKHKRFLFFTNTMRTVFVIIMYTTISWALNKHRRDDPLFKILGAVPKGFQNIGMPQITPDLVSGFSPYLPATVIVLLVEHIAISKSFGRVNNYTIDPSQEMVAIGMTNLVGPFLGAFPSTGSFSRTAIQSKAGVRTPAAGIITGLVVLLATYLLTAVFFYIPSAALAAVIIHAVGDLVTPPNTIYQFWRVSPIEVFIFFTGVIVSIFAHIEAGLYATVVFSGAVFLYRILKAHGRFMGKVKVHSVIGDHVIGDHHRKVVGRFGTAENLDISARNVFLPLDHDDGSNPEVEVGHPYPGIFIYRFSEGFNYPNANSSLDYLVDFIQSNTQRSSPEAFERPGDRPWNNPGPRKSAKRPVHVDADSAFPTLKAVVMDFSSVNNVDITSIQRLIDIRNQLDSYASPDGVDWHFACINNRWTKRALIAAGFGVPCRPGDGEDGLQHRWKSIFSVAEIGDRDSALSEETKSRGISPRDPNIAEEEPLVGGMPSVRSYGSMSPGELEKQRRRGAVVHGQNKPLFHVDLTSALQSAIANVEERPVQE, encoded by the exons ATGACAGGCCAGGATAGTCTGGGTCATGGCCTGGCCAAACTTCTCGGTATCAAACTCGAAGGTAAAAAGCGAGACCAATACGCTCAAATGAGTAACCATTCAGTTCTCTCATCACAGAATGGCGGCTACTTCTACGAGACGGAGCCCACGTCGGCAGAATGGGTCAAAGAACAAATCCCATCAAAAGAAGATCTCATTACATATGGAGCTTCATTATTCCCCTTCTCGAATTGGATAAGCCACTACAATCTGCAATGGTTTGCAGGTGACCTGGTTGCTGGTATTACTATCGGTGCAGTCGTGGTTCCACAAGGAATGGCTTATGCTATGCTCGCCAACCTGGAACCTCAGTTTGGTCTCTACTCGTCTTTCATAGGGGCTTTGATCTACTGGGTATTTGGAACATCCAAGGATATCTCGATTGGTCCCGTTGCCGTCCTTTCCACCGTCGTGGGCAACGTTATTCATGACATTCAGAATTCTGGGCAAGAAATACCAGCTCATGTAATTGCTTCGGCCTTATCTATATCTGCTGGATTTGTCGTTCTTCTCATTGGGCTTCTTAGGTGCGGATGGATCGTGGATCTCATCTCCATTACCTCGCTCTCAGCCTTCATGACCGGCTCTGCTATTACAATTTGTGTTGGCCAACTACCGGCGCTACTTGGTCTTTCAGGCTTCTCAACTCGTGATTCACCATACAAAGTCTTCAAAAACACCATCGAGCATCTGGGAGAGGCAAACCGTGATGCTATCGTCGGGTTGTCTGCTCTGACTATTCTGTACATCTTTCGTCAGGGCTTCCCCTTCACTGCGGAACGATACCCCAAGCACAAGAGATTTTTGTTTTTCACCAACACAATGCGAACAGTGTTTGTTATAATAATGTATACAACTATCAGCTGGGCTCTGAATAAGCACAGGCGGGATGATCCCCTCTTCAAGATCCTAGGAGCTGTACCAAAAG GCTTCCAGAATATCGGAATGCCCCAAATAACACCAGATCTTGTCTCAGGTTTTAGTCCTTACTTACCAGCAACCGTTATCGTCTTACTCGTCGAGCACATCGCCATCTCCAAATCATTCGGACGAGTCAATAACTACACAATCGACCCTTCGCAGGAAATGGTTGCTATTGGAATGACCAATCTCGTTGGACCCTTTCTTGGAGCATTCCCATCTACGGGATCTTTCAGTCGCACGGCTATTCAGTCGAAAGCTGGCGTGCGAACACCAGCTGCTGGTATAATAACTGGACTTGTCGTCCTTCTTGCAACATACTTATTAACGGCCGTCTTCTTTTACATCCCTAGTGCTGCTCTTGCGGCTGTTATAATCCATGCTGTTGGAGATCTCGTCACGCCTCCAAATACGATTTATCAATTCTGGAGAGTCTCGCCGATTGAAGTCTTCATTTTCTTTACCGGAGTGATCGTCAGCATCTTTGCGCACATCGAGGCTGGACTGTATGCCACAGTTGTGTTCTCAGGTGCTGTGTTCCTGTATCGAATTCTCAAGGCTCACGGTCGATTCATGGGCAAAGTCAAGGTTCACTCGGTTATCGGGGATCATGTTATTGGTGACCATCATCGCAAAGTGGTCGGAAGATTTGGGACGGCAGAGAATTTGGACATCTCGGCACGAAACGTGTTTCTTCCACTCGACCATGACGATGGCTCGAACCCTGAAGTCGAAGTCGGCCACCCATATCCTGGAATATTTATCTACAGATTCTCTGAAGGATTCAACTACCCAAATGCCAATTCTTCCCTGGACTATCTCGTAGATTTCATCCAGTCCAACACTCAGCGGAGCAGTCCAGAAGCGTTTGAACGACCAGGAGATAGACCGTGGAATAATCCAGGGCCGAGGAAATCGGCAAAACGACCCGTGCATGTTGACGCGGACTCGGCCTTTCCGACATTGAAAGCAGTGGTCATGGATTTCAGTTCTGTAAACAACGTTGATATCACCTCGATACAGCGGCTCATTGATATACGAAACCAACTTGATTCATACGCCTCTCCGGATGGTGTCGACTGGCATTTTGCCTGCATAAACAACCGCTGGACCAAGCGGGCTCTCATAGCAGCAGGGTTTGGAGTGCCTTGCAGGCCTGGAGATGGAGAGGATGGATTACAACACAGATGGAAGTCTATCTTTAGCGTGGCAGAGATCGGGGACAGAGACTCAGCACTATCTGAAGAGACGAAATCCCGTGGTATTTCACCCAGAGATCCTAATATagcagaagaagaacctCTGGTGGGAGGAATGCCTTCCGTACGGTCTTATGGATCCATGTCACCCGGCGAGTTGGAGAAGCAGAGGCGGAGAGGTGCTGTCGTTCACGGTCAGAACAAGCCTCTATTCCATGTGGACTTGACGAGTGCTTTGCAGAGTGCCATCGCCAATGTGGAAGAGAGACCAGTCCAGGAATAA
- a CDS encoding hypothetical protein (MEROPS:MER0215828), with protein MREHHLYVTSLEEYEPNREFVGRNFNAGEVVQLVLKSPGTGRWLPFNYVQMVMMHELAHCKQMNHSRAFWTVRNSYASQMHELWSKRYTGDGIWGRGASLATGEWEKNTVLADEILPEHLCGGTYRSRRKRKVKPQLSYQERKEKRILKKFGANGIALGADEVEKVKLESGKKIQAKPRVAGSMRGRELRAAAALARFEKQKDEPEPVKDDDETDSGSGSEFEDEPGEDSKDAVDVNGKKILDGQGRGMVRICGDENVDDLGAMDETQELQRMIRDIKRESPGPEIPGIPKAASFDDPTSRAGGVLLQKCILTAQPSMARSQT; from the exons ATGAGAGAACACCATCTCTACGTCACTTCTCTAGAGGAATATGAACCAAACCGTGAATTTGTCGGTCGTAATTTCAATGCAGGAGAGGTGGTTCAACTAGTTCTTAAATCACCTGGCACCGGTCGCTGGCTTCCATTTAACTACGTCCAGATGGTCATGATGCATGAGCTAGCACACTGTAAGCAGATGAACCATTCGCGGGCTTTCTGGACGGTCCGGAATTCGTATGCATCGCAGATGCACGAGCTTTGGTCCAAAAGGTACACGGGAGATGGAATCTGGGGTAGAGGTGCTAGCCTTGCCACTGGCGAGTGGGAGAAAAATACGGTGCTTGCTGATGAGATTCTCCCGGAACATCTCTGTGGAGGCACATACAGATCGAGACGAAAGAGAAAGGTTAAACCACAGTTGTCCTACCAAGAGCGAAAGGAGAAGAGGATTCTGAAAAAGTTTGGCGCCAACGGAATTGCTCTTGGTGCAGATGAAGTGGAAAAGGTCAAGCTGGAAAGCGGCAAGAAGATTCAAGCAAAGCCCCGGGTTGCTGGGAGCATGAGAGGGCGCGAACTCAGAGCAGCTGCCGCACTCGCCCGTTTCGAGAAACAAAAGGATGAGCCAGAACCTGTtaaagatgacgacgagaCGGATTCTGGCAGTGGTAGTGAGTTTGAGGATGAGCCCGGGGAAGATTCCAAGGATGCCGTTGATGTTAACGGGAAGAAAATTCTCGACGGACAGGGTCGGGGGATGGTCAGAATCTGTGGAGATGAGAATGTCGATGATCTCGGGGCCATGGATGAGACTCAGGAGCTTCAAAGGATGATCAGAGATATTAAAAGGGAGTCTCCTGGGCCAGAGATACCGGGCATACCTAAAG CAGCTTCTTTTGATGATCCTACCAGTCGAGCCGGCGGCGTGCTTCTCCAAAAATGCATCTTAACAGCGCAGCCGAGCATGGCGAGGTCCCAAACGTAG
- a CDS encoding hypothetical protein (TransMembrane:1 (o6-25i)), with amino-acid sequence MLATVATTYLWFCVEMMSIISSLMLPVVDSSGTMRNGCSVDCRHIKGVRVLKIHAEAGRVGLNEGRAVNCKIGANNWC; translated from the exons ATGTTAGCTACAGTGGCTACTACTTACTTATGGTTTTGTGTTGAAATGatgtcta tAATTTCATCTCTGATGCTTCCAGTGGTCGATTCTTCTGGTACCATGAGGAATGGTTGTTCTGTTGATTGTCGTCACATTAAGGGTGTACGAGTATTAAAGATCCATGCTGAAGCCGGTAGAGTTGGTTTAAACGAAGGGCGGGCGGTTAATTGTAAGATAGGCGCAAACAATTGGTGTTAA
- a CDS encoding hypothetical protein (BUSCO:49833at5125): MSADTAPPNGNNNGEMYTRNRRGSITQAALTNLFQRGNSISNGNGFPAQSSGPIDTGRRRLSVTTLGLSGTSPTNTSSFVRRGSMSTNSNNSDSIDESAIEDDDMYSKTAPTTPFVRRMSFGPANMRNIRPNGSPGNGNGPSSPPASHNGRPVPAGRKASLVGSPSQGTSLAAALSAGRRPSLASSVPQASNTKHTRAPSDNYVLRPDQQGFNWSEQLRSRAESSVIGAPRASFSLASSSPPRGSIHDRAKSVSEMPQPPAQASSVKQQPRQPERPKPDAFQERILKGDFYMD, translated from the coding sequence ATGTCCGCAGACACTGCTCCCCCCAACGGTAACAACAACGGCGAAATGTACACACGCAACAGACGAGGATCAATCACCCAGGCCGCTCTGACCAATCTCTTCCAGAGGGGAAATTCAATTTCCAATGGCAACGGCTTTCCTGCTCAGTCTTCTGGCCCCATCGACACTGGCCGTCGACGCCTTTCTGTGACCACTCTTGGTCTCTCTGGCACTTCACCCACAAACACATCTTCTTTCGTTCGTCGAGGAAGCATGTCGACCAACTCGAACAACTCTGACTCCATTGATGAGAGCGCTATCGAAGATGACGACATGTACTCCAAGACTGCACCCACTACACCATTTGTCCGGCGGATGAGCTTCGGTCCTGCCAACATGCGCAACATCCGTCCTAATGGCAGCCCTGGAAATGGTAATGGCCCATCCTCTCCTCCCGCTTCTCATAATGGGCGCCCCGTCCCAGCTGGGCGGAAAGCCTCTCTCGTAGGCTCCCCTAGTCAGGGGACAAGCCTTGCGGCAGCTTTGTCTGCTGGACGTCGCCCAAGTCTCGCTTCTTCTGTTCCACAGGCAAGCAACACCAAACATACAAGAGCCCCATCTGACAATTATGTTTTGCGCCCAGACCAGCAAGGTTTCAACTGGTCCGAGCAGCTTAGGTCTCGTGCCGAGAGTTCCGTCATAGGTGCTCCTCGCGCTTCCTTCTCGctcgcctcctcctctccGCCACGAGGCTCCATCCACGATCGGGCAAAGTCCGTTTCCGAGATGCCTCAGCCTCCAGCTCAAGCTTCTTCCGTCAAGCAGCAGCCCAGGCAGCCTGAGCGGCCCAAGCCTGATGCTTTCCAGGAGAGAATTCTGAAGGGTGATTTTTACATGGACTGA
- a CDS encoding hypothetical protein (BUSCO:33767at5125), with translation MSAQDSGPKMSAATKDVISKVQRMIPPMLEKFHKGQLGRVAVIGGSENYTGAPYFSAMASARLGADLSHVICTPAAATVIKSYSPNLMVHPLMRQSENAKKEDEPAAWNASKEHESSAERIASQIKDLLPRLHVLVIGPGLGRDPLMHDTVSHVIRAARDQGLPLVLDADALAIVHKHPELISGYNGAVLTPNVVEFGKLCEALKVKVDDDAPETARVEALAKTLKGVTVVQKGAKDYISNGETTLTVDLEGGKKRSGGQGDTLTGSIATFLGWRNAYMERLWDVGKDPIDEHELVGLAAFGGSAITRECSRLAFSKKGRSLQASDLTDEVHISFLNIFGEDKEVDDSKL, from the exons ATGTCAGCTCAAGATTCCGGTCCCAAAATGTCTGCTGCTACAAAAGATGTCATCTCAAAGGTGCAACGAATGATTCCTCCAATGTTGGAGAAGTTTCATAAGG GCCAACTCGGCAGAGTCGCCGTCATCGGTGGAAGTGAGAATTACACAGGCGCGCCATACTTTTCAGCCATGGCCAGTGCAAGACTCGGAGCTGATTTG TCCCATGTCATTTGCACGCCCGCCGCCGCAACTGTCATCAAGTCGTACTCACCAAACCTCATGGTCCACCCTCTGATGCGCCAGAGTGAAAACgccaagaaggaagatgagcCTGCAGCCTGGAATGCGTCCAAGGAACACGAATCTAGCGCTGAACGTATCGCTTCTCAAATCAAGGATCTGCTTCCCCGACTTCATGTCCTTGTCATTGGACCTGGTCTGGGCCGTGATCCATTGATGCATGACACTGTTTCCCATGTAATCCGTGCTGCTCGGGACCAAGGGCTCCCCCTGGTATTGGACgctgatgctctggcaattGTTCACAAGCACCCTGAACTCATTAGCGGTTACAACGGCGCTGTCCTGACACCCAACGTTGTCGAGTTTGGCAAGCTGTGCGAGGcactcaaggtcaaggttgaCGATGATGCACCCGAGACTGCCCGTGTGGAGGCTTTGGCCAAGACTCTCAAGGGCGTGACAGTCGTTCAGAAGGGCGCAAAGGACTACATCTCCAACGGCGAGACAACGTTGACGGTTGATCTCGAGGGTGGTAAGAAGAGAAGTGGCGGACAAGGAGATACCTTGACTGGATCCATTGCTACATTCCTCGGATGGAGGAACGCCTACATGGAGCGCCTTTGGGATGTGGGCAAGGACCCCATTGACGAGCACGAGTTGGTCGGACTGGCAGCTTTCGGTGGCTCTGCTATCACAAGA GAATGCTCCCGCTTAGCCTTTTCCAAGAAGGGCCGCAGTCTACAAGCGAGTGACTTGACCGACGAGGTGCACATTTCATTCCTTAACATCTTTGGCGAGGATAAGGAGGTAGATGATTCAAAGCTATAG